The Pyrococcus horikoshii OT3 genome includes a window with the following:
- a CDS encoding UDP-N-acetyl-D-mannosamine dehydrogenase: MRIAVLGLGYIGLPTAIMFASSGYDVVGYDIRSEVIKKINSGVAHIIEPEIDRRLKEVLSLGKLKVTDRVEDLKGSNVFIICVQTPLSGDDPDLSYLERAIRTVAEVMDRGALVIIESTIPPGTTEKMARLLENLTGLREGVDFYVAHAPERVMPGRIFKELVYNSRIIGGVSEKAANLAEKLYRSFVKGRIFLTNATTAEMVKLMENTFRDVNIALANEFALLAHQYGVNVYEAIELANTHPRVKIHTPGIGVGGHCLPKDPYLLLSNAKEDFGLIRIARRINERMPAFAAGLLFEALEKANIKPSEAIIAVLGLAYKGGTDDTRNSPALKFVEIIRNSVKEVRTYDPYVRGTHDSLEKVVEGADAIVIATDHPEFKSVNWESIGKSMRHKIIIDGRNIIKEPPVGFIFRGIGRGDV; encoded by the coding sequence ATGAGGATAGCAGTTTTAGGGTTGGGTTATATTGGCCTTCCAACCGCGATAATGTTTGCATCATCTGGATATGATGTCGTTGGCTATGACATAAGATCTGAGGTTATCAAAAAGATAAACTCTGGAGTTGCCCACATAATAGAGCCCGAAATAGATAGGAGGTTAAAGGAGGTATTATCACTTGGAAAGCTTAAGGTTACTGATAGGGTGGAAGACCTAAAGGGTTCTAATGTGTTCATAATCTGTGTTCAGACTCCACTTTCAGGAGATGACCCCGACTTAAGCTACTTGGAAAGAGCTATTAGAACCGTTGCGGAGGTTATGGATAGGGGAGCTCTAGTTATCATTGAAAGTACTATACCTCCAGGCACGACAGAGAAAATGGCCAGGCTTTTGGAAAACTTAACAGGATTAAGGGAAGGGGTTGACTTTTATGTTGCTCATGCCCCTGAGAGGGTGATGCCGGGTCGGATATTTAAGGAACTCGTTTATAACTCAAGGATCATCGGTGGGGTTAGTGAAAAAGCAGCGAACTTGGCCGAGAAGCTTTATAGATCATTCGTTAAGGGTAGGATATTCTTGACGAATGCAACGACCGCTGAAATGGTTAAGCTAATGGAAAATACGTTTAGGGATGTTAACATTGCATTGGCAAACGAATTTGCCCTGCTTGCTCATCAGTATGGAGTTAATGTCTATGAAGCTATAGAGCTAGCAAACACGCATCCAAGGGTTAAGATCCACACCCCGGGAATAGGAGTTGGAGGTCATTGTCTTCCAAAGGATCCTTATCTATTATTGTCTAACGCCAAAGAAGATTTTGGTTTGATAAGAATCGCGAGAAGAATAAATGAGAGAATGCCAGCATTTGCTGCTGGTTTACTTTTTGAAGCATTAGAGAAGGCGAATATAAAGCCTTCCGAGGCTATCATTGCTGTTCTTGGTCTCGCATATAAGGGAGGGACCGATGATACTAGGAATTCTCCAGCTCTTAAGTTTGTAGAGATAATTCGCAACTCCGTAAAGGAGGTTAGAACTTACGATCCATACGTTAGGGGAACTCATGATTCCCTGGAGAAAGTTGTTGAAGGAGCTGACGCAATTGTTATAGCAACGGATCATCCTGAGTTTAAGAGTGTAAATTGGGAAAGCATTGGAAAGTCGATGAGGCATAAAATAATAATTGATGGGAGGAACATTATTAAAGAGCCTCCAGTTGGCTTTATATTTAGGGGTATTGGGAGGGGGGACGTTTGA
- a CDS encoding OsmC family protein — MPQFKDMEIRVIGKAVSSTKTLIKAGNFEIYIDKLGGEYPSPLDYTLAALAGCINIVGHMVAKEMGFEINSLEIEVNGTFNPAKFKGFDGDRAGFKSIEVTIRVDARVDDETLKEWIKRVEERCPVSDNLINETPTEITVKKA; from the coding sequence ATGCCCCAGTTCAAAGATATGGAAATTAGAGTCATTGGAAAAGCCGTCTCTTCCACAAAGACTCTAATAAAAGCTGGAAACTTCGAGATTTATATCGACAAGCTTGGAGGAGAATACCCCAGCCCCTTAGACTATACGCTTGCAGCCTTAGCGGGATGCATAAACATAGTAGGTCATATGGTTGCTAAAGAAATGGGATTCGAAATAAATTCTCTTGAAATTGAAGTCAATGGAACGTTTAATCCGGCAAAGTTTAAAGGGTTTGATGGGGATAGAGCAGGATTTAAGTCAATAGAGGTCACCATAAGGGTTGACGCAAGGGTTGATGATGAGACCTTAAAAGAATGGATAAAGAGAGTTGAAGAGAGATGCCCAGTTAGCGACAACCTGATCAATGAAACTCCCACTGAAATAACCGTCAAAAAAGCTTAG
- a CDS encoding mevalonate kinase, whose product MVKYVLASAPAKVILFGEHSVVYGKPAIASAIELRTYVRAQFNDSGNIKIEAHDIKTPGLIVSFSEDKIYFETDYGKAAEVLSYVRYAIELALEESDKRVGIDVSITSQIPVGAGLGSSAAVAVATIGAVSRLLGLELSKEEIAKLGHKVELLVQGASSGIDPTVSAVGGFLYYKQGKFEPLPFMELPIVVGYTGSTGSTKELVAMVRKRYEEMPELVEPILEAMGKLVDKAKEIILSKLDEEEKLTKLGELMNINHGLLDALGVSTKKLGELVYAARTAGAIGAKLTGAGGGGCMYALAPGRQREVATAIKIAGGIPMITRVSREGLRIEEVSR is encoded by the coding sequence ATGGTTAAGTACGTTTTAGCTTCAGCTCCTGCAAAGGTAATACTCTTCGGGGAACATAGCGTAGTCTATGGAAAACCGGCTATAGCTTCTGCTATAGAACTTAGAACATATGTTAGAGCTCAATTCAATGATTCGGGTAATATAAAAATAGAAGCTCATGATATAAAAACTCCTGGATTGATAGTCTCGTTTTCCGAGGATAAGATATACTTTGAAACAGACTATGGAAAGGCCGCTGAAGTTTTGAGCTATGTGAGGTATGCCATAGAACTTGCCCTGGAGGAGTCTGATAAGAGGGTTGGTATTGACGTTTCAATAACCTCTCAAATTCCAGTTGGGGCCGGATTGGGTTCCTCAGCAGCGGTTGCAGTTGCTACAATTGGTGCGGTCTCTAGGTTACTTGGCCTTGAATTGAGTAAGGAGGAAATAGCAAAGCTTGGGCATAAAGTTGAACTTCTAGTGCAGGGAGCTTCAAGTGGCATTGATCCTACAGTTTCTGCAGTGGGAGGCTTCCTCTATTATAAGCAAGGAAAGTTTGAGCCTCTCCCATTCATGGAGCTTCCCATAGTCGTTGGTTACACCGGCTCTACTGGTTCAACTAAAGAATTAGTGGCAATGGTAAGGAAAAGGTACGAGGAAATGCCCGAACTTGTGGAGCCTATATTGGAGGCAATGGGAAAATTAGTGGATAAGGCCAAGGAGATAATACTTTCAAAGCTCGATGAAGAGGAGAAGCTTACTAAGCTTGGAGAGTTAATGAACATAAATCATGGGCTTTTAGATGCTTTGGGGGTGTCTACGAAGAAGCTTGGTGAGTTAGTTTACGCTGCTAGAACGGCTGGTGCAATTGGGGCAAAACTTACGGGTGCTGGTGGTGGAGGGTGTATGTATGCCTTGGCCCCTGGGAGACAGAGGGAAGTCGCCACGGCAATAAAGATAGCTGGTGGAATTCCAATGATAACGAGGGTAAGTAGGGAAGGATTGAGAATAGAGGAGGTTTCAAGATGA
- the wecB gene encoding non-hydrolyzing UDP-N-acetylglucosamine 2-epimerase yields the protein MRPIVIFGTRPEIIKLSPVIRAFLEKGISPILVHSGQHYDYEMSNIFLEELELPEIDYHLEVGSGTQAEQTGIGMIKIEKVLIEEKPDVSIVQGDTNTALAGALASVKLLIPVAHVEAGLRSFDRTMPEEINRILTDHSSEVLFAPTLEAKANLEREGIRENVFVVGNTIVDAVLQNSKIAEKKSKILTKLGLSPKEYILVTAHRKENVDDKDKLRKLVEILTSLPMQVVYPVHPRTESRLREFGLWDALKSAPNVMLLKPLGYLDFLKLEKNAFIIMTDSGGIQEEAIILNVPCLTLRYNTERPETLKAGGNILVGLEKDIALRYVRKLIEDEEFYKRMSSAKNPFGDGKSGERIVNILITLWESGKLKVRASNFLS from the coding sequence TTGAGGCCAATAGTAATATTTGGAACTAGGCCTGAAATAATAAAGCTCTCTCCAGTTATAAGGGCCTTCCTGGAGAAGGGTATTTCTCCAATTCTAGTCCACTCGGGTCAGCATTACGATTATGAGATGAGTAATATCTTCCTAGAAGAGCTGGAACTTCCAGAAATAGATTATCATTTGGAAGTTGGATCTGGAACTCAAGCTGAGCAGACTGGAATAGGAATGATAAAAATAGAGAAAGTTTTAATTGAAGAAAAACCTGATGTGAGCATAGTTCAAGGAGATACAAATACCGCTCTAGCTGGAGCTTTAGCCAGCGTGAAACTATTAATTCCGGTTGCTCACGTTGAGGCCGGATTGAGAAGCTTTGATAGAACGATGCCCGAGGAGATAAATAGGATTTTAACGGATCACAGTAGTGAAGTTTTGTTCGCCCCTACCTTGGAGGCCAAGGCTAATTTGGAAAGGGAAGGAATAAGGGAAAATGTATTCGTGGTTGGAAATACTATAGTTGATGCCGTCCTCCAGAACTCCAAGATCGCGGAGAAGAAGAGTAAAATTTTGACGAAGCTTGGGTTAAGCCCGAAGGAGTACATTCTAGTCACGGCCCATAGAAAGGAAAATGTTGACGACAAGGATAAGCTAAGGAAGCTTGTTGAGATATTGACCTCCCTCCCCATGCAAGTCGTTTATCCAGTTCATCCTAGAACTGAGAGTAGGCTAAGAGAATTTGGACTCTGGGATGCTTTAAAATCAGCACCAAATGTTATGCTGTTAAAACCCCTTGGTTATCTGGACTTTTTAAAGCTTGAAAAAAATGCTTTTATAATAATGACGGATTCGGGAGGAATCCAGGAAGAAGCGATAATCCTAAACGTTCCCTGCTTAACCCTCCGCTACAATACTGAAAGGCCGGAAACTCTTAAAGCTGGGGGTAACATTTTAGTTGGCCTTGAGAAGGATATAGCCTTGAGATACGTTAGGAAACTAATCGAAGATGAAGAGTTCTATAAGAGAATGTCCTCAGCTAAGAATCCTTTTGGGGATGGAAAATCAGGGGAAAGAATAGTTAACATTCTCATAACCCTATGGGAGAGCGGCAAGCTAAAAGTTAGGGCTTCGAACTTCCTATCATAA
- a CDS encoding stage II sporulation protein M — MSRNLKLFIILLGVFIFGTLIGWIVGLLDPNLAEHAYMVLRKLLGGNKLPEGFELFILIFLNNVRVATIIAFGGIILGIVPFLVLLFNGIVVGIVISYTASRGVPGSKILLSIIPHGIVEIPAFIIAGIGGINWFLEVVKGEGELENRFKRGFKIMLRFLILAISLLFIAALIEAFITPKLAGIS; from the coding sequence ATGAGCAGAAATCTAAAGCTGTTCATAATTCTGCTTGGGGTCTTTATTTTCGGAACCCTTATCGGATGGATAGTGGGACTTCTAGATCCAAATCTTGCTGAACATGCTTACATGGTTCTCAGGAAATTGTTAGGAGGTAATAAACTACCGGAAGGATTTGAACTGTTCATCTTAATCTTCCTTAATAATGTGAGGGTTGCCACTATCATAGCCTTTGGTGGGATAATCCTGGGGATCGTACCCTTTTTAGTCTTACTATTCAACGGTATTGTAGTTGGAATCGTGATCTCATATACAGCATCAAGAGGAGTTCCTGGTTCTAAGATCCTCCTCTCAATAATTCCTCATGGAATAGTAGAAATACCCGCCTTTATTATAGCTGGAATTGGAGGTATTAACTGGTTTCTGGAGGTAGTAAAGGGAGAAGGAGAGCTTGAGAATAGGTTTAAGCGAGGGTTCAAAATAATGTTAAGGTTTTTGATACTGGCCATATCCCTTCTCTTTATAGCTGCTCTTATAGAAGCTTTCATAACTCCTAAATTGGCCGGGATAAGTTAA
- a CDS encoding lipoate protein ligase C-terminal domain-containing protein, translating into MRLVGEHKAKKGLIRVEIEEENGIAKDVKISGDFFIYPEDIVNDLEKALRGGEISKLEEKVEEFFSGRDDVEMPYLSVEDFKMAIRKALVKQK; encoded by the coding sequence ATGAGACTAGTCGGAGAGCATAAGGCGAAGAAGGGTCTTATTAGGGTAGAGATTGAAGAGGAGAATGGTATTGCCAAGGATGTAAAAATTTCAGGTGACTTCTTTATTTACCCTGAGGATATTGTAAATGACCTTGAGAAAGCTCTAAGGGGTGGTGAAATCTCTAAACTTGAAGAAAAAGTAGAGGAATTTTTCTCGGGTAGGGATGACGTTGAGATGCCCTACCTTTCTGTTGAGGATTTCAAGATGGCAATCAGAAAAGCTCTGGTGAAACAGAAATGA
- a CDS encoding pyridoxal-phosphate dependent enzyme — protein MLICSKCGRKFEEKFILRCTCGGTLLVKRKYDSFAPRKFLDIRRYIDYLPVDEKFLPSLTPGITPISKISDEVYLKLDYLQPTGSFKDRGTYVTVAKIKEEGIDEVVIDSSGNAGLSLATYGMAEGIKVHVFLSYNAKPEKIARLNSVNARLHFVEGDRMRVHEEAVKFSERTGIPYASHWLNPYFLEGTKTIAFEIYEQIGIPRYIFVPVGSGTAFLGIWKGFKELLEMGEINKMPSLVAVQAEGYESLCKRSKSVNKLADGIAIPNPPRIEEMKVALRETSGFCISVGEEETLAGYHWLRRNGFFIEETSATALAGYWKAREKGLVKGSSLLLLTGSAKSF, from the coding sequence ATGTTAATTTGCTCTAAATGCGGGAGGAAATTTGAAGAAAAATTTATACTAAGATGCACTTGTGGTGGGACTTTACTCGTTAAAAGGAAGTACGATAGCTTTGCTCCAAGAAAGTTTCTGGATATTAGAAGGTACATTGATTACTTACCTGTTGATGAGAAGTTTTTACCATCATTAACTCCAGGTATCACTCCCATAAGTAAGATCTCTGACGAAGTGTATTTGAAGCTTGACTATCTACAACCGACTGGCTCCTTTAAGGATAGGGGGACTTATGTTACAGTTGCAAAGATAAAAGAAGAAGGAATTGATGAAGTAGTCATTGATAGCTCTGGAAACGCCGGATTGAGTTTAGCCACTTATGGCATGGCCGAAGGAATAAAGGTTCATGTGTTCTTATCTTACAATGCAAAACCAGAGAAGATAGCAAGATTAAATTCTGTAAACGCTAGATTGCACTTCGTTGAGGGGGATAGAATGAGAGTCCATGAGGAGGCCGTGAAGTTCTCAGAGAGGACAGGTATTCCTTATGCATCTCATTGGTTAAACCCCTACTTCCTGGAAGGGACTAAGACTATAGCCTTTGAAATATATGAGCAGATTGGAATCCCTAGGTATATATTCGTTCCAGTTGGGAGTGGAACGGCATTCTTAGGGATATGGAAAGGGTTCAAAGAGTTACTTGAAATGGGGGAAATCAATAAAATGCCATCCCTCGTTGCAGTCCAGGCCGAGGGATATGAAAGCTTATGCAAGAGATCTAAGAGTGTTAACAAACTTGCAGACGGAATAGCAATTCCCAATCCTCCGAGAATTGAGGAAATGAAAGTTGCTCTGAGGGAGACCTCTGGTTTTTGCATTAGTGTTGGTGAAGAAGAAACGCTGGCAGGATATCATTGGCTTAGGAGAAATGGTTTCTTTATTGAAGAAACATCGGCAACCGCTCTTGCTGGTTACTGGAAGGCAAGGGAAAAAGGATTAGTAAAAGGTTCTTCATTATTACTATTAACGGGTTCGGCTAAGAGTTTTTAG
- a CDS encoding DUF354 domain-containing protein, with translation MKVWIDIMNSPHAHFFKGIIRELEKRGFEVLVTTREFDGLTQILDMLGIDYISIGKHGGATLEGKLLASAERVYKLSKLIIEEKPDLAIYKNNPEAPRIAFGLKIPSIGFVDNETAVPQNKLMFPFTNRLLYPKPIDAYELLRCGADPNSLRPVNGIAEIANIYGFKPEDTVLKELGVKKYSYIVMRPEPIKATYFNGDRERSILEDIIPLLPDLPIILFPRTDEQREIFEKFDNIIIPEKAVDTLTLLFYAKLMVGAGGTMNREALALGTPAISTYPGKLLAVTKWLIDLGVLYHSTNPIEVGMKVWEIVRKNSVYRRNIRTVMSSMENPVEAIIEEVENLTYPGQFRSYESFYKSSYKEKGYGQYQKP, from the coding sequence ATGAAAGTCTGGATAGACATCATGAATTCCCCCCACGCTCACTTTTTCAAAGGTATAATCAGGGAATTGGAGAAGAGGGGATTTGAAGTACTAGTTACAACTCGAGAATTTGATGGGTTAACTCAAATATTAGATATGTTGGGGATAGACTATATATCCATAGGAAAGCATGGGGGAGCTACACTGGAAGGAAAGTTACTTGCAAGTGCTGAAAGGGTGTATAAACTTTCAAAACTTATAATAGAGGAGAAACCGGATTTAGCCATTTATAAGAATAATCCAGAAGCTCCAAGGATAGCATTTGGATTGAAAATACCTTCAATTGGATTCGTGGATAATGAAACTGCAGTTCCTCAAAACAAGCTTATGTTTCCATTTACAAATAGGTTACTATATCCAAAGCCAATAGATGCATATGAATTGCTTAGGTGTGGGGCGGATCCTAACTCTTTGAGGCCTGTAAATGGAATCGCCGAAATAGCTAACATTTATGGTTTTAAGCCGGAGGATACCGTTCTCAAAGAACTTGGGGTTAAGAAATACTCGTACATAGTGATGAGGCCCGAACCGATTAAAGCAACATACTTTAATGGAGACAGAGAAAGGAGCATTCTTGAGGATATCATTCCACTACTTCCAGATCTTCCAATAATCCTGTTTCCAAGGACTGATGAACAGAGGGAAATATTTGAGAAATTTGACAACATTATAATTCCCGAGAAAGCTGTAGATACATTAACACTTCTATTCTACGCTAAGCTCATGGTCGGTGCAGGGGGAACTATGAACAGAGAAGCCCTTGCACTAGGAACACCTGCGATCTCTACATATCCTGGAAAACTACTGGCCGTGACAAAATGGTTAATAGATCTAGGAGTTCTTTACCACTCAACAAATCCAATAGAAGTTGGAATGAAGGTTTGGGAGATAGTTAGAAAGAATTCAGTTTATAGGAGGAACATAAGAACAGTTATGAGTTCTATGGAAAATCCTGTGGAAGCTATAATTGAGGAAGTTGAAAACTTAACTTATCCCGGCCAATTTAGGAGTTATGAAAGCTTCTATAAGAGCAGCTATAAAGAGAAGGGATATGGCCAGTATCAAAAACCTTAA
- a CDS encoding ATP-dependent DNA ligase, which translates to MKYIELAQLYQKLEKTTMKLIKTRLVADFLKRVPEDHLDFIPYLILGDVFPEWDERELGVGEKLLIKAVSMATGVDPKEIENSVKDTGDLGESIALAIKRRKQKSFFSQPLTIKRVYQTLVKIAETTGEGSQEKKMKYLANLFMDAEPLEAKYLARTVLGTMRTGVAEGLLRDAIALAFHVKVELVERAYMLTSDFGFVAKIAKAEGNEGLEKVTIQLGKPIKPMLAQQAANIKEALLEMGGEAEFEIKYDGARVQVHKDGEKVIIYSRRLENVTRAIPEIVEAIKEAIEPEKVIVEGELVAIGEEGRPLPFQYVLRRFRRKHNIEEMMKKIPLELNLFDVLYVDGKSFVDTKFIERRKKLEEIVKPNGKIKVAENLITKNAEEAEKFYKRALEMGHEGLMAKRLDAVYEPGNRGKKWLKIKPTMENLDLVIIGAEWGEGRRAHLFGSFILGAYDPETGEFLEVGKVGSGFTDDDLVEFTKMLKPLIVKEEGKRVVIQPKIVIEVTYQEIQKSPKYRSGFALRFPRYVALRDDKGPEDADTIERIAQLYELQERIKGKV; encoded by the coding sequence ATGAAGTATATCGAGCTTGCCCAACTTTATCAAAAATTGGAAAAAACAACAATGAAACTTATTAAAACAAGACTCGTTGCTGATTTTTTGAAGAGGGTTCCAGAAGATCATTTAGACTTCATTCCATACTTAATACTGGGAGATGTATTCCCAGAGTGGGATGAAAGGGAGCTTGGAGTTGGGGAGAAGCTGTTGATAAAAGCAGTCTCAATGGCAACAGGTGTTGACCCGAAGGAGATAGAGAACTCGGTCAAAGATACTGGAGATCTTGGGGAAAGTATTGCCCTCGCCATTAAGAGAAGAAAGCAGAAATCATTCTTCTCCCAACCATTAACAATTAAGAGGGTCTACCAAACTCTAGTTAAAATAGCTGAGACTACTGGAGAGGGAAGTCAAGAGAAAAAAATGAAGTATTTAGCCAACCTATTTATGGATGCTGAGCCTTTAGAGGCGAAATACCTCGCCAGAACAGTTCTAGGAACCATGAGAACGGGAGTGGCAGAAGGATTGCTAAGAGATGCAATAGCTTTGGCATTCCACGTGAAGGTAGAGCTAGTTGAAAGGGCTTACATGCTCACGAGCGATTTTGGGTTTGTGGCAAAAATAGCAAAAGCCGAAGGAAATGAAGGACTTGAGAAGGTAACAATCCAGTTAGGGAAGCCTATAAAGCCAATGCTAGCTCAACAAGCCGCTAACATTAAGGAGGCCCTTTTAGAAATGGGGGGAGAGGCCGAGTTCGAAATTAAGTACGATGGAGCAAGAGTTCAAGTTCACAAAGATGGAGAGAAGGTGATAATATACTCAAGGAGACTGGAAAATGTAACCAGGGCAATTCCAGAAATTGTTGAAGCCATAAAGGAAGCTATTGAGCCAGAAAAAGTTATAGTTGAAGGGGAACTTGTAGCAATAGGAGAAGAGGGAAGACCTTTACCATTCCAGTATGTTCTTCGCAGGTTCAGAAGGAAGCACAATATAGAGGAGATGATGAAGAAGATACCATTGGAGCTAAATCTCTTCGATGTTCTCTATGTCGACGGTAAGAGCTTTGTAGATACAAAGTTTATAGAGAGAAGGAAGAAACTTGAAGAGATCGTTAAGCCAAACGGAAAGATAAAAGTAGCAGAGAACCTCATAACTAAGAACGCTGAAGAAGCTGAGAAATTCTATAAGAGAGCACTAGAGATGGGACATGAAGGCCTTATGGCAAAGAGACTTGATGCAGTATATGAACCTGGAAACAGAGGAAAGAAATGGCTCAAAATCAAGCCAACCATGGAAAACCTTGACCTCGTGATAATTGGAGCTGAATGGGGGGAGGGGAGAAGAGCACACCTATTTGGGTCGTTTATCCTGGGAGCTTACGATCCTGAGACCGGGGAATTCCTTGAGGTCGGAAAAGTCGGAAGTGGATTCACAGACGACGACTTAGTTGAGTTTACAAAGATGTTAAAGCCCTTAATAGTTAAGGAAGAAGGAAAGAGAGTGGTTATACAACCAAAGATCGTTATAGAAGTAACGTACCAGGAAATCCAAAAGAGTCCTAAGTACAGGAGCGGATTTGCCTTAAGATTTCCAAGGTATGTTGCACTAAGAGATGACAAGGGACCTGAGGATGCAGACACGATAGAAAGGATAGCCCAACTCTATGAACTGCAGGAAAGGATTAAGGGAAAAGTTTAA
- a CDS encoding isopentenyl phosphate kinase, with protein sequence MIIIKIGGSVLSDKKRKFHFRETVVKSIAYEISRFFPEEKFIVVHGGGSFGHPLAKEFAIREGLRDYSSRHGFVLTHLAMLELTKKVAQSFLDNMLPAFPISSSSIFITENGRIVKGYMDVVKEALSREFIPLLFGDVSFDEAKGIEIVSGDEIVLHLAKEFKPEKVIFLMDVDGVYDKFPGGRLIEFMKAKEISELTLEGSSGIDVTGGIRKKLEVAGEIVKYSKEVWFVNGLIKDRLSRAIVGNGIGTVVVP encoded by the coding sequence ATGATAATAATAAAGATTGGAGGTAGCGTGCTTAGCGATAAGAAGAGGAAGTTTCACTTTAGAGAGACGGTGGTGAAAAGCATAGCCTATGAAATCTCTAGATTTTTCCCTGAGGAGAAGTTCATAGTTGTTCATGGAGGAGGGAGCTTTGGTCATCCACTAGCTAAGGAATTTGCAATCAGGGAAGGGCTTAGGGATTACTCAAGCAGACATGGATTTGTGCTAACACACCTTGCAATGCTTGAATTAACGAAAAAAGTCGCTCAGTCTTTCCTAGATAACATGCTTCCAGCGTTCCCTATATCGAGTTCTTCGATCTTCATAACTGAAAATGGGAGAATAGTTAAAGGATATATGGATGTGGTAAAAGAAGCTTTATCCCGGGAGTTTATCCCCCTTCTATTCGGGGATGTTTCTTTTGACGAGGCTAAGGGAATTGAAATAGTTTCTGGAGATGAAATAGTATTACATTTAGCTAAGGAGTTTAAGCCTGAGAAAGTTATCTTCCTTATGGATGTCGATGGAGTTTACGATAAGTTTCCAGGAGGTAGATTAATAGAATTCATGAAGGCCAAGGAGATCAGCGAGTTAACCCTAGAGGGATCTTCGGGTATAGACGTTACTGGAGGAATAAGGAAGAAGCTTGAAGTTGCTGGAGAGATAGTAAAATATTCGAAGGAGGTTTGGTTTGTCAATGGGTTAATAAAGGATAGATTGAGTAGGGCGATAGTGGGTAATGGAATTGGCACCGTTGTCGTTCCTTAA
- a CDS encoding MEMO1 family protein — protein sequence MRRYPAVAGQFYPEGDALIEMLSSFFKDLGEEGTKRTITAGVAPHAGYVFSGFTASRTYKAIYEDGLPEVFVIFGPNHTGLGSPIALYPEGEWITPMGSIKVDSKFAKEIVKRSGIADLDDLAHKYEHSIEVQLPFIQYIAEKAGVEVKIVPITLGIQDEEVSRSLGRSIFEASTSLGRDTIIIASTDFMHYGSFYGYVPFRGRPEELPNMVRDWDMRIIRRILDFDLDGMFSEIREMNHTMCGPGGVGAGIIYSRLMKAKEAELLHYTTSFEVSRSPDAIVGYASIIMKR from the coding sequence ATGAGAAGGTATCCCGCCGTTGCTGGACAGTTTTATCCTGAGGGAGATGCCCTAATTGAGATGCTTAGTAGCTTCTTTAAGGATCTAGGGGAAGAGGGAACAAAAAGAACAATTACAGCTGGAGTTGCGCCCCATGCAGGTTACGTATTTTCTGGCTTTACCGCTTCAAGAACTTATAAGGCAATATATGAAGATGGCCTCCCAGAGGTGTTCGTAATATTTGGCCCTAATCATACAGGACTAGGCTCACCAATAGCGCTGTATCCCGAGGGAGAATGGATAACGCCCATGGGTAGCATTAAGGTGGATTCTAAATTTGCTAAGGAAATAGTCAAACGCTCCGGTATTGCGGATTTAGATGATCTGGCTCATAAGTACGAGCATTCAATAGAGGTTCAGCTCCCCTTCATCCAATACATAGCTGAGAAAGCTGGCGTTGAAGTGAAGATAGTCCCTATCACTTTGGGAATTCAGGATGAAGAGGTTTCAAGATCCCTTGGGAGATCCATCTTTGAGGCTTCCACTTCCCTGGGGAGGGATACAATAATCATAGCTAGCACGGATTTCATGCATTATGGATCTTTTTACGGATACGTACCGTTTAGGGGGAGGCCCGAGGAATTGCCAAACATGGTGAGGGATTGGGATATGAGAATAATAAGAAGGATCCTGGATTTTGATCTAGATGGGATGTTCTCCGAGATAAGGGAAATGAATCACACCATGTGTGGTCCTGGAGGGGTAGGTGCTGGAATAATATATTCCAGGTTAATGAAAGCTAAGGAGGCGGAGCTCTTGCATTATACAACTAGCTTTGAGGTAAGCAGATCCCCTGACGCTATCGTTGGCTATGCGAGTATAATCATGAAGCGTTAG